In Brachypodium distachyon strain Bd21 chromosome 2, Brachypodium_distachyon_v3.0, whole genome shotgun sequence, one genomic interval encodes:
- the LOC112270564 gene encoding probable phospholipid-transporting ATPase 11, with protein sequence MCIYIQVPECIDKLAQAGIKTWVLTGDKMETAINIGFACSLLRQGMTQIIITLEAPDVLALEKSGEKHSLQRKLKLTDFGLAREEAVTEMMTAETGTYRWMAPELYSTVSPSCFDAVRKSTTQIKWMCTSSASSCGSY encoded by the exons ATGTGCATTTATATTCAGGTGCCAGAATGCATTGACAAGCTTGCACAAGCAGGAATTAAGACATGGGTGCTGACGGGTGACAAAATGGAGACAGCTATAAATATCGG CTTTGCATGTAGCCTACTCAGACAAGGGATGACACAGATAATCATCACCCTGGAAGCACCTGACGTCCTTGCATTGGAGAAAAGTGGAGAGAAACATTCGTTGCAAAG GAAGCTGAAGCTTACTGATTTTGGACTTGCACGAGAGGAAGCTGTGACTGAAATGATGACAGCCGAAACTGGGACATACAGATGGATGGCCCCAGAG TTATACAGCACTGTCAGTCCGTCATGCTTCGACGCGGTGAGAAAAAGCACTACACAAATAAAGTGGATGTGTACATCTTCAGCATCGTCCTGTGGGAGTTATTGA